From a single Mycolicibacterium moriokaense genomic region:
- a CDS encoding WhiB family transcriptional regulator has translation MSSAMSAYATSIASETGPETTTLVVPCHVGDPDLWFAENPVELERAKALCADCPIRRQCLAAALERGEPWGVWGGEILDRGMVIARKRPRGRPRKNTVGNPAAA, from the coding sequence ATGTCATCTGCGATGAGCGCTTACGCGACGAGCATCGCATCAGAGACAGGCCCAGAGACGACGACGCTGGTGGTGCCGTGTCATGTCGGCGATCCCGACTTGTGGTTCGCCGAGAATCCCGTCGAACTCGAACGCGCCAAAGCGCTGTGCGCGGATTGCCCGATCCGCCGGCAGTGTCTGGCTGCTGCGCTGGAGCGCGGGGAGCCGTGGGGAGTTTGGGGCGGCGAGATTCTCGACCGCGGCATGGTCATCGCGCGTAAACGTCCACGCGGGCGACCGCGCAAGAACACCGTGGGCAACCCGGCAGCGGCGTAA
- the nudC gene encoding NAD(+) diphosphatase: MTNGFRLRNVPLLSRVGADRADVLRTDVDAALAGWPDAAILRVDRRNQVLISEGRVVLGKAASVGPKPPENAVFLGKLGDGRHVWGIRAALEGPEDPHIETEVLDLRRAGPIFDDVSAQLVATATALLNWHDSARFSAIDGAPTKPIKGGWARANAANGHEEFPRIDPAVICLVHDGHDRAVLARQTVWPERLFSLLAGFVEAGESFESCVVREIAEEIGLHVTDVQYLGSQPWPFPRSLMVGFHAIGDPEQEFSFNDGEIAEAAWFTRDEVRAALADGDWSSDSTSRLLLPGSISIAREIIESWAALD; this comes from the coding sequence ATGACGAACGGCTTCCGGCTCCGCAACGTCCCGCTGCTGTCGCGCGTGGGCGCCGACCGTGCTGACGTGTTGCGCACCGACGTCGACGCCGCGCTGGCCGGCTGGCCGGACGCAGCGATCCTGCGCGTCGACCGTCGTAACCAGGTGCTGATCTCCGAGGGCAGGGTGGTGCTGGGCAAGGCGGCCAGCGTCGGCCCCAAACCACCCGAGAACGCGGTGTTCCTCGGGAAGCTCGGCGACGGCAGGCATGTGTGGGGGATCCGCGCAGCGCTGGAGGGGCCGGAGGATCCGCATATCGAGACCGAGGTGCTCGACCTGCGCCGCGCGGGCCCGATCTTCGATGACGTCAGCGCGCAGCTCGTCGCGACGGCCACCGCGTTGCTGAATTGGCATGACAGCGCGCGGTTCAGCGCGATCGACGGCGCGCCGACGAAGCCGATCAAGGGCGGTTGGGCGAGGGCCAACGCCGCCAACGGCCACGAGGAGTTTCCGCGCATCGACCCGGCGGTGATTTGTCTCGTCCACGACGGCCACGACCGTGCGGTGCTGGCCCGTCAGACGGTGTGGCCGGAGCGGCTGTTCTCGTTGCTCGCCGGGTTTGTCGAGGCGGGTGAGTCGTTCGAATCGTGCGTCGTCCGCGAGATCGCCGAGGAGATCGGGCTGCACGTCACCGATGTCCAATACCTGGGCAGCCAGCCGTGGCCGTTCCCGCGCTCGCTGATGGTCGGCTTCCACGCGATCGGTGACCCGGAGCAGGAGTTCTCGTTCAACGACGGCGAGATCGCCGAGGCGGCCTGGTTCACCAGGGACGAGGTTCGCGCCGCGCTGGCCGACGGCGACTGGAGTAGCGACTCGACGTCGCGGCTGCTGCTGCCCGGTTCGATTTCGATCGCCCGGGAGATCATCGAATCCTGGGCCGCGCTGGACTAA
- a CDS encoding mycoredoxin, which produces MSAELTMYTTSWCGYCVRLKKVLKTEGIAFTEVDIEADPAAAEFVASANGGNQTVPTLKFPDGSTLTNPTGAQVKAKLGR; this is translated from the coding sequence ATGAGTGCTGAGCTGACCATGTACACCACGTCGTGGTGTGGCTACTGCGTCCGCCTGAAGAAGGTGTTGAAGACCGAGGGCATCGCGTTCACCGAGGTCGACATCGAGGCGGACCCCGCTGCGGCGGAGTTCGTGGCCTCGGCCAACGGCGGGAACCAGACGGTGCCGACGCTGAAGTTCCCCGACGGCAGCACTCTGACCAACCCGACCGGGGCGCAGGTCAAGGCGAAGCTCGGCCGCTGA
- a CDS encoding DoxX family protein — protein MSTPLPELQQSANPRRAHLMGASLLGIGVLHFVAPKPFDDIIPAELPGSARFYTYASGAAELGVAGLLLAPKTRRLGALAAVALFIGVFPGNLNMVRLWFKDPSKSLSMRLVAIARLPLQIPMITEALKIYRSS, from the coding sequence ATGAGCACACCCCTGCCCGAACTGCAGCAGAGCGCCAACCCGCGACGTGCACACCTGATGGGCGCAAGCCTGCTCGGCATAGGTGTACTGCACTTTGTGGCCCCCAAGCCGTTCGACGACATCATCCCGGCGGAACTGCCCGGCAGCGCGCGGTTCTACACCTATGCCTCGGGTGCCGCCGAACTTGGCGTCGCCGGTCTATTGCTGGCGCCGAAAACGCGTCGGCTGGGCGCGCTGGCGGCGGTGGCCCTGTTCATCGGTGTGTTCCCCGGAAACCTCAACATGGTGCGGTTGTGGTTCAAGGACCCCTCCAAGTCACTGTCGATGCGCCTCGTCGCCATCGCCCGTCTGCCCCTGCAGATCCCGATGATCACCGAGGCGCTGAAGATCTATCGCAGTTCTTAG
- a CDS encoding potassium channel family protein → MATGRLRRRLRRFDQSLADQPVHALTETVQIPTEQVSPTQRIIRRVFYALAALFAAVFIVYLDRHGYRDVEATPDASDPLTFLDCLYYATVSLSTTGYGDITPVTPSARLVNVLVITPLRIAFLIVLIGTTVETLTTQSRQVYQIQRWRNKVRNHIIIVGYGTKGRTAAAAMVGDEVAPADIVVVDENPAALERAKSAGLVTVRGSATDSEILRLASAQHAKAIIVATNRDDSAVLVTLTARELAPKAKIIAAVREAENQHLLEQSGADSTVVTSETAGRLLGIAVQTPSVVEMMEDLLTPDAGFAIAEREVSPKEVGGSPRHNADIVLGVVRNGKLLRVDDEEADALENGDRLLYIRNADAER, encoded by the coding sequence ATGGCCACGGGAAGATTGCGGCGTCGGCTCCGCCGGTTCGACCAGTCGCTGGCCGATCAGCCGGTCCATGCGCTCACCGAAACGGTTCAGATCCCGACCGAACAGGTCAGCCCCACCCAGCGCATCATCCGGCGGGTCTTCTACGCGCTCGCTGCGCTGTTCGCCGCCGTCTTCATCGTCTACCTGGACCGGCACGGATACCGCGACGTCGAAGCCACCCCGGATGCCAGCGATCCGCTGACGTTCCTGGACTGCCTGTACTACGCGACGGTCTCACTGTCGACGACCGGCTACGGCGACATCACCCCGGTCACCCCGTCGGCCCGGCTCGTCAACGTTCTCGTCATCACGCCACTGCGGATCGCGTTCCTGATCGTGCTCATCGGCACGACGGTTGAAACCCTCACCACGCAGTCGCGGCAGGTCTACCAAATCCAGCGATGGAGGAACAAGGTGCGCAACCACATCATCATCGTGGGCTACGGCACGAAGGGCAGGACCGCGGCCGCCGCGATGGTCGGCGACGAGGTGGCGCCCGCCGACATCGTCGTCGTCGACGAGAACCCCGCCGCGCTGGAGCGTGCGAAGAGTGCCGGACTGGTCACCGTTCGCGGCAGCGCGACCGACTCGGAGATCCTGCGGCTCGCCAGCGCACAGCACGCCAAGGCGATCATCGTCGCGACCAATCGCGACGACAGCGCCGTGCTCGTCACGCTGACCGCCCGCGAACTCGCGCCGAAGGCGAAGATCATCGCGGCGGTGCGGGAAGCCGAAAATCAGCACCTGCTCGAACAATCCGGCGCCGACTCGACGGTCGTGACGTCGGAGACAGCCGGCCGACTATTGGGCATAGCGGTACAGACCCCGAGCGTTGTCGAGATGATGGAAGACCTGCTCACCCCCGACGCCGGCTTCGCGATTGCCGAACGGGAAGTCAGCCCCAAAGAGGTCGGTGGATCGCCGCGGCACAACGCCGACATCGTGCTCGGCGTCGTGCGCAACGGGAAGCTGCTGCGCGTCGACGATGAAGAGGCCGACGCCCTCGAGAACGGCGACCGGCTGCTGTACATCCGCAACGCGGATGCGGAACGGTGA
- a CDS encoding ATP-dependent helicase, whose translation MRALPGAEHVSGAGAFRRSAVNPRYSPAELASALGLFAPTDEQAAVIAAPPGPLVVIAGAGAGKTETMAARVVWLVANGYARPGEVLGLTFTRKAAGQLLRRVRTRLARLAGAGLVPAGPGTPDLTDDPATVSTYHAFAGNLLREHGLLLPVEPDTRLLSETEMWQLAFQVVCDHPQRLDTDKTPAAVTDMVLRLAGQLAEHLVDTDQLRDTHVELERLVHTLPAGSYQRDRGPSQWLLRMLATQTERTQLVPLIDALHQRMREQKVMDFGMQMASAARLASTFPQVGEQLRNRYRVVLLDEYQDTGHAQRVALSALFGGGVDDGLALTAVGDPIQSIYGWRGASATNLPRFTIDFPRADGSPAPTLELRTSWRNPPGTLHLANAVSAEARRRSVAVRKLRPRPDATEGTVRCALLNNVVAERDWVADQLARIYREAHGRGAAVPTAAVLVRRNADAAPIAEALTARGVPVEVVGLAGLLGVPEVADVVATLRTVADPTAGAAAMRVLTGPRWRLGARDITALWRRAVELDDAVTTDDGAVADRVVAQVAPDADTACLADAIADPGPAAAYSPTGYARIVELGRELTALRGHLTHPLPELVAEVRRVLGVDTEVRASRPVSAGWAGTEHLDAFADVVADYASRPGATVSGLLAYLDAAEQVENGLAPAEVSVAEGRVQILTVHAAKGLEWQVVAVPHLSGRVFPSTASARTWLTDAGDLPPLLRGDRATLSEHGVPVLDTSDVNDRKMLSDKIADHKDSLAQRRVDEERRLLYVALTRAEDTLLLSGHHWGATESKPRGPSAFLEELRTIIEQADAAGEPCGVIEQWAPAPAHGEQNPLRDNVVEALWPADPAGSRRDAVGRGAELVAQAMSGASVAEPADGDEGWASDVDALLAERSRADDCPVPPLPAQLSVSTLVELGRDPEAVARRLRRRLPTRPDPHALLGTAFHDWVQRYYHAERLFDLDDLPGAVDQDTTISDALAELQDAFAVSPWAARTPIDVEVPFDMVIGGRVVRGRIDAVFGDDDGGATVVDWKTGDPPDTPEAKQQAAVQLAVYRLAWAALQDCPVELVRASFHYVRSGLTVTPDDLPDGDDLLALLESAAA comes from the coding sequence ATGCGCGCACTGCCCGGTGCGGAACATGTGTCCGGCGCAGGCGCGTTCAGGAGGTCAGCAGTGAATCCTCGGTACAGTCCCGCCGAGCTCGCATCGGCGCTGGGGCTCTTCGCACCCACCGACGAGCAGGCAGCCGTGATCGCCGCGCCGCCGGGGCCGCTGGTCGTCATCGCCGGCGCCGGTGCGGGAAAGACCGAGACCATGGCCGCGCGCGTCGTGTGGCTGGTCGCCAACGGCTACGCCCGACCGGGTGAGGTGCTCGGTCTGACGTTCACCCGTAAGGCCGCCGGTCAGCTGCTGCGGCGTGTTCGCACCAGGCTGGCCCGGCTCGCGGGCGCGGGTCTGGTACCGGCCGGCCCCGGAACCCCCGACCTGACCGACGATCCGGCGACCGTCAGCACGTACCACGCCTTCGCGGGGAACCTGCTGCGCGAACACGGTCTGCTGCTCCCCGTCGAACCGGACACCCGCCTATTGAGCGAAACCGAGATGTGGCAGTTGGCTTTTCAGGTGGTGTGCGATCATCCGCAGCGCCTCGACACCGACAAGACGCCGGCCGCCGTGACCGACATGGTGCTGCGGCTGGCCGGGCAGCTGGCCGAACACCTCGTCGACACCGACCAGCTGCGCGACACGCATGTCGAGCTGGAGCGGCTCGTGCACACCCTGCCCGCCGGGTCGTACCAGCGGGACCGCGGACCGAGTCAGTGGCTGCTGCGGATGTTGGCCACGCAGACGGAACGCACGCAGCTCGTTCCGCTGATCGACGCGCTGCACCAGCGGATGCGCGAGCAGAAGGTCATGGACTTCGGCATGCAGATGGCGTCGGCCGCCCGGCTGGCGTCGACCTTCCCGCAGGTCGGCGAGCAGCTGAGGAACCGGTACCGGGTCGTGCTGCTCGACGAGTACCAGGACACCGGTCACGCGCAGCGAGTCGCGCTGTCGGCGTTGTTCGGCGGCGGGGTCGACGACGGCCTGGCCCTGACCGCCGTCGGCGATCCCATTCAGTCGATCTACGGCTGGCGCGGCGCGTCGGCCACCAACCTGCCGCGGTTCACCATCGACTTCCCCCGTGCCGACGGCAGCCCGGCGCCGACGCTGGAGCTGCGCACCAGCTGGCGCAATCCGCCGGGCACCCTGCATCTGGCGAATGCGGTGTCGGCGGAGGCGCGGCGACGTTCGGTGGCGGTGCGCAAGCTGCGGCCGAGGCCCGATGCGACCGAGGGTACCGTCAGGTGTGCGCTCCTGAACAACGTTGTCGCTGAACGTGATTGGGTGGCTGACCAGCTGGCGCGGATCTACCGCGAGGCACACGGTCGTGGCGCAGCGGTGCCGACCGCCGCGGTGCTGGTGCGCCGCAATGCCGATGCCGCGCCGATCGCGGAGGCGCTCACGGCCCGCGGTGTGCCGGTCGAAGTCGTCGGGCTGGCCGGCTTGCTCGGCGTCCCCGAGGTCGCCGATGTCGTGGCCACGCTTCGAACCGTCGCCGATCCCACGGCCGGTGCCGCCGCGATGCGCGTGCTCACCGGTCCGCGGTGGCGGCTGGGCGCACGTGACATCACGGCGCTGTGGCGGCGCGCGGTCGAACTCGACGATGCGGTCACGACGGACGACGGTGCGGTGGCCGATCGGGTCGTCGCGCAGGTCGCACCCGACGCCGACACCGCATGCCTGGCCGATGCCATCGCCGATCCGGGTCCCGCCGCGGCATATTCGCCGACAGGGTACGCCCGCATCGTGGAGCTGGGTCGAGAACTCACCGCGTTGCGTGGGCATCTCACGCATCCACTGCCCGAGCTCGTCGCCGAGGTGCGCCGGGTGCTCGGGGTGGACACCGAGGTCCGAGCGTCGCGACCGGTTTCGGCGGGCTGGGCGGGGACCGAACATCTCGATGCGTTCGCCGACGTGGTGGCCGACTATGCGAGTCGCCCGGGTGCGACGGTGTCCGGCCTGCTCGCCTACCTCGACGCAGCCGAGCAGGTGGAGAACGGCCTGGCGCCGGCCGAAGTCTCCGTCGCCGAGGGACGCGTGCAGATCCTCACCGTGCACGCCGCGAAGGGGTTGGAATGGCAGGTCGTCGCGGTGCCGCACCTCAGCGGCCGGGTGTTCCCGTCGACGGCGTCGGCCAGGACGTGGCTGACCGACGCCGGCGACCTGCCGCCACTGCTGCGCGGAGATCGCGCGACACTGTCGGAGCACGGCGTGCCGGTGCTCGACACCTCCGATGTCAACGACCGAAAGATGCTGTCGGACAAGATCGCCGACCACAAGGACAGCCTGGCGCAGCGTCGGGTCGACGAGGAGCGACGGCTGTTGTACGTGGCACTCACCCGCGCCGAGGACACGCTGCTGCTGTCCGGTCATCACTGGGGAGCCACCGAGAGCAAACCGCGCGGCCCGTCGGCGTTCCTCGAAGAGCTCAGGACGATCATCGAGCAGGCCGACGCCGCGGGCGAGCCCTGCGGTGTCATCGAGCAGTGGGCCCCCGCACCGGCCCACGGGGAGCAAAACCCGTTGCGCGACAACGTGGTCGAGGCGCTCTGGCCCGCCGACCCGGCAGGATCGCGCCGCGACGCTGTGGGGCGGGGGGCTGAGTTGGTCGCTCAGGCGATGTCGGGTGCGTCCGTCGCTGAGCCTGCCGACGGCGACGAGGGCTGGGCGTCCGACGTCGACGCGCTGCTGGCCGAACGCAGCCGCGCGGACGACTGTCCTGTCCCTCCGTTGCCGGCGCAGCTGTCGGTCAGCACACTGGTGGAACTCGGACGCGACCCAGAGGCGGTCGCGCGGCGGCTGCGCCGCAGGCTGCCCACCCGACCCGATCCACATGCCTTACTGGGCACCGCTTTTCACGATTGGGTGCAGCGCTACTACCACGCCGAGCGCCTGTTCGATCTCGACGATCTGCCCGGCGCCGTCGACCAGGACACCACCATCTCCGACGCGCTCGCCGAACTGCAGGACGCCTTCGCGGTGTCGCCGTGGGCCGCCCGCACCCCGATCGACGTCGAGGTGCCGTTCGACATGGTGATCGGCGGACGGGTGGTGCGAGGACGCATCGATGCGGTGTTCGGCGACGACGACGGCGGCGCCACCGTCGTCGACTGGAAGACGGGTGACCCGCCCGACACGCCGGAAGCCAAGCAGCAGGCCGCCGTTCAGCTAGCCGTTTACCGGCTGGCGTGGGCCGCGCTACAGGATTGTCCGGTCGAATTGGTGCGCGCGTCGTTCCACTACGTGCGCAGCGGGCTGACGGTCACTCCCGACGATCTGCCGGACGGCGACGACCTGCTCGCATTGCTGGAGAGCGCCGCCGCCTAA
- a CDS encoding ATP-dependent DNA helicase UvrD2: protein MVGMSVEVACSRIIDDLDDEQREAVLAPRGPVCVLAGAGTGKTRTITRRIAHLVSAGHVAPGQVLAVTFTQRAAGEMRARLRALDDGVGTASVQAMTFHAAARRQLAYFWPRLVGNTGWELLDTKFAVVAQAANRTGLQVSTDDVRDLASEIEWAKGSLITPEAYAAAVAAAGRDIPFDAQKVAAVYAGYETLKARRDGTTLLDFDDLLLHTAAAIENDAAVAQEFRDRYRCFVVDEYQDVTPLQQRVLDAWLGDRDDLTVVGDANQTIYSFTGATPQYLLDFSRRFPDAAVVRLERDYRSTPQVVSLANRVIAAARGRMAGSKLHLVGQRDPGPVPTFAEHPDEVAEATAVAKNIKRLIAAGTAPSEIAVLYRINAQSEVYEEALTEAGIPFQVRGGEGFFSRQEIRQSLVALQRAAERDVEGPLPDLVRAVLEPLGLTAEPPAGTRARERWEALTALAELVDEEVAQRPSLDLPALLVELRQRADARHPPVVQGVTLASLHAAKGLEWDAVFLVGLADGTLPISHALAHGPDSEPVEEERRLLYVGITRARIHLALSWALARTPGGRQSRKLSRFLNGVAPQASADNTPSRPRRAKGVTPRCRVCNATLTAPAAIVLRRCEGCPSDIDETLLAELKEWRLRTSKEMSVPAYVVFTDNTLIAIAETLPSDDAALVAIPGIGARKLEQYGADVLALVKARQSS from the coding sequence ATGGTCGGCATGTCGGTAGAGGTCGCATGCTCACGCATCATCGACGACCTCGACGACGAGCAGCGCGAGGCCGTGCTCGCCCCACGCGGTCCGGTGTGCGTGCTGGCCGGTGCCGGCACCGGTAAGACCCGCACCATCACCCGCCGCATCGCCCACCTGGTGTCCGCTGGGCACGTCGCGCCGGGCCAGGTGCTCGCGGTGACGTTCACTCAGCGGGCTGCCGGGGAGATGCGCGCCCGGTTGCGCGCCCTGGACGACGGTGTGGGCACCGCATCGGTTCAGGCGATGACGTTTCACGCCGCTGCACGCCGTCAGCTGGCGTATTTCTGGCCGCGGCTCGTCGGCAACACCGGATGGGAACTGCTCGACACCAAGTTCGCGGTCGTCGCACAGGCCGCCAACCGGACCGGGTTGCAAGTCAGCACCGACGACGTGCGCGACCTCGCGAGCGAAATCGAATGGGCCAAGGGGTCTTTGATCACCCCCGAGGCGTACGCCGCCGCAGTCGCCGCGGCCGGTCGCGACATCCCGTTCGACGCGCAGAAGGTCGCGGCGGTATACGCGGGGTACGAGACGCTCAAGGCCCGTCGTGACGGGACCACACTGCTCGACTTCGACGACCTGCTCCTGCACACCGCCGCCGCCATCGAGAACGACGCGGCCGTCGCCCAGGAGTTCCGCGACCGCTACCGCTGCTTCGTCGTCGACGAATACCAGGACGTGACGCCGCTGCAGCAGCGCGTGCTCGACGCATGGCTGGGGGACCGCGACGACCTCACCGTCGTCGGTGACGCCAACCAGACCATCTATTCGTTCACCGGGGCCACGCCGCAGTACCTGCTGGACTTCTCGCGGCGTTTCCCCGATGCCGCAGTTGTCCGCCTCGAGCGCGACTACCGGTCCACCCCGCAGGTGGTCTCGCTGGCCAACCGCGTCATCGCCGCCGCACGCGGCCGGATGGCCGGCAGCAAGCTGCATCTCGTCGGCCAGCGCGACCCGGGCCCGGTGCCCACGTTCGCCGAACACCCCGACGAGGTCGCTGAGGCCACCGCCGTCGCCAAGAACATCAAACGGCTGATCGCCGCGGGCACCGCGCCGTCGGAGATCGCCGTGTTGTACCGCATCAACGCGCAATCGGAGGTCTACGAGGAGGCGCTCACCGAGGCGGGCATCCCCTTTCAGGTCCGCGGCGGCGAGGGGTTCTTCAGCCGCCAGGAGATCCGCCAGTCGTTGGTCGCGCTGCAGCGCGCGGCCGAGCGTGACGTCGAGGGCCCCCTGCCCGATCTCGTCCGCGCTGTGCTGGAACCCCTGGGGCTGACGGCCGAGCCGCCGGCGGGTACCCGGGCGCGCGAGCGGTGGGAGGCGTTGACCGCGCTCGCCGAATTGGTCGACGAGGAAGTCGCGCAGCGCCCGTCGCTGGACCTGCCGGCCCTGCTCGTCGAGCTTCGGCAGCGCGCCGACGCCCGACACCCACCCGTCGTGCAGGGCGTCACGCTCGCCTCGCTGCACGCGGCTAAGGGGCTGGAATGGGATGCGGTGTTCCTGGTCGGTCTCGCCGACGGCACACTGCCCATCTCCCACGCTCTGGCGCACGGCCCGGACAGCGAACCGGTCGAAGAGGAACGGCGCCTGCTCTACGTCGGAATCACGAGGGCACGAATACATTTGGCGCTCAGTTGGGCACTCGCGAGGACGCCGGGTGGACGGCAGAGCCGTAAGCTGTCGCGGTTCCTCAACGGTGTCGCACCGCAGGCGTCCGCCGACAACACCCCGAGTCGGCCCCGCCGAGCCAAGGGCGTCACGCCGCGGTGCCGCGTCTGCAACGCGACCCTGACCGCGCCCGCCGCGATCGTGTTGCGTCGCTGCGAGGGGTGCCCGTCCGACATCGACGAGACCCTGCTCGCCGAACTCAAGGAATGGCGGTTGCGCACCAGCAAGGAGATGAGCGTGCCCGCGTATGTGGTGTTCACCGACAACACCTTGATCGCCATCGCGGAGACGCTGCCCAGTGACGACGCCGCGCTGGTCGCGATCCCGGGCATCGGTGCACGTAAGCTCGAGCAGTACGGCGCCGACGTCCTCGCATTGGTCAAAGCCCGCCAATCCTCGTAA